accagTTCACCTCCTCCCACCGacccgccttttctccattgctctgcaGTTTTGGTTTATTCtcgatataattatccaattctgttttctgggtctcgattgaatctgcccccaacacactcgatgttattcctctccaatttcagatatttctgaaggaatgggaatattcttgcatgactcacttttagccagtagatggcatcagtctacaatcatttggatcttgtgatttgtgtacacacatatcgaacgcaatgggtctgctgctgtccggggagttctccaagcacaccgccttggcagggacaaaaacactgacgaattatcccagttccttgtaaatctccacaatgtacagaaataaaACACGAAACGCAACATCTCTTTTAAAATCCGCCTTCAGCTTCTTTGAAACAACTGCCCAGAAAAAATAAACTAACCCTGCCcggaactgagtttggcatcagataacacaacggctcttcaaagagacatcaaattggcaaaagatagAGCTGTTATCTCTTGTTGATTCCAGCACATAAATGTCTCAGAAGGATTTGACCACCCTCTTTACTATCCACTGATAACTCTCGAAGCAATGACCCAGATTCCTGTCTCCATATTGTAGCTGGGAATTTCAGGACCTTGCAGTTCTCAGTGTGAGAGCAGCGACACCATTGTATACAAGTCATTTTATAAGAGTAGCTCATTTTAGAACTCAAGACACGCCTTAGTGGTATATAAACGGTAGAATTGTTTAAAAAAAGTCTTGCAAATATGGCAAGAGAAAATTAAAATGCATTCCATCTGATGAGCAGATAAATGCTTGACTCCAGTACAATTCATACCAACACAAAATAACGcgaacagtataacattaccgtctctcagacagtaaccagccctttcacagatgaagtgggtggctctgaaaagagcctttgggttgtcaaattcaggtctggcagcttcacttgcccttcgtgctctgagcgctggttttcttgggcagcagcacggcctggatattaggcagcacaccgccttgtgcgatggtcacccctcccagcagcctgttgagctcctcgtcgttgcggacggccagctgcaggtgtctggggatgatacggctcttcttgttgtcccgggccgcgttgccggccagctcgaggatttcagctgtcagatactcgagcacagcagccagatagcccggagctccggcacccacccgctcagcatagttgccctttttaaggaacctgtgaacacggcccaccgggaactgcaatccagctcgggaggagcgggacttggccttggaccgagctttaccactggtcttccctcttccagacattgccacaatctcacaaacactttcacgaagaatgttgagatccgcccacattcctcctccttgtaacttctggaggaatggagtggtgggcactactgattggtcactctgctctgtgctcttcatgtaaccaatcagagagctgctgaattcaccaatcaggagacgccaaggagatgagggcggaaaataacggcgccaaattgtcagactgcaaccgatttttcaaatttgaaaagctcGCCAATATGGGCGGCTTCAATATGGAATATCATATTTATAGTTCTTTTTTTACggttaaataaataaaacctttttcatattgtgttattctacatttggtaacaagttccagattggcttttacattctgacatctattcgggtttactctctgTCCTTTTTAAAACCAGCgagcagaaagtctctttcacaacattctccaaccgggcacatttcatgtcaattttcataataataccgcatcactgatgaacgattgtttgttattcgtgggagacaacagcggagtgtagattttcagtgtcaggtgTCAGCGTGTGAGACGGAGGGTTCCGACACCACCGGGGGGTTCTAGATAATGTAATTATTAATTTTTGAGGTCAAACTTGAACGAGGGAAATAAGTGACTGCGAACTGATGTATGTGCGTTAAATCAGCTTTTATTGTCGAAATACAAAtaaggggccgaatatgaacacGTCCGAGAACAAACCTCACAAATGGTCAGTGGCCAGTAACTTATGTCCGGGACATTATTAGTTAGAAACAGaaagatcgcacgggcagtgaaactgcattaaccagaatctatgggagtaaaacagagatcacaaaggcaaggacACTTGATATATAAATCAATATAAGTCGATAATATACAgacaatgttgtagctttttcagagaagttgtgggtggctcttaaaagagcctttttgtgttttgggtgtgtttcagtacattgcggatatttacttggagctggtgtacttggtgaccgcctttgtaccttccgacacggcgtgtttggccagctccccgggcagcagcaggcgcacggcggtctggatctcccgggagctgatagtcctgcgtttgttgtaatgggccaggcgggaagcttcacgcgcgattcgctcgaaaatatcattcacaaacgaattcatgatgctcatggccttggaggagatgccggtgtcagggtgaacctgcttcatcactttgtacacgtagatggagtaactttctttcctggatcttctccgtttcttgctgcccttcactggcgccttcttcagaactttcttggcacccttcttggaaggtgctgcagttttCTTCTCGTCAACCATGATCACGATCAACTTCAGACACAGAATAACCGAAATTTCACTCCAGGCTCGCATTTTATAGACATCCCCTGAACCCTATGCTAATGAAGGATGGGAGAAGGCCATGTtcatgattggctggtttacaatgatgtcactgCCTGATGTTCTGTATCTATCTGATTGGGTGTCTAAAGTAACCAATGACATTTTGTGCTTCTCACAGCCACAAACTGTCGCAGCAGTCAGATCGTCCAAACCCCTTTGCCGGCCCTTATCCATCTACAtcagtgactttctgagtcccTCTTCCTCATCAACCATTTCTATTTTGCTAGTACGAACTCGTCTCTTTTTTCACTCTCCGTATAATTTCTCTATAGTTCCCTTCCTTATCAGGATGTAGCGCCCCTCTGCACTTCCGTCCATCAACAGGACCGAATCGTCCAGTATAGTGGGGGTCAGAGTGGGACAAATGCGAGCATTGAAGTGCAAGTCCTTATCTCCATGTAGCGTGccaaataaggttggtcagctgcagtcacaagtaaccacatgaaagatttatatgacagcgcttctgatatgtcttcctttttcctcaaccgaggatacccatgtcctcactttccaccccatcagcctccacatccaaagaatcatcctccgccatttctgccacctccagcgagatgccacttccaaatgcatcttcccctcccttcccgtcagcattccgaagggatcattccctctgcgacaccctggtccactcctgcattactcccaccaccttgtccccttcccacggcaccttcccctgcaatcgcaggaggtgtaatacctgcccctttacctcctctctcctcacaatcccaggcctcaaacactcctttcgtgtgaagcagcgatttacttgtacttctttcaatttagtatactgtattcgctgctcacaaagaggtctccgctacattggggagaccaaacgcatactgggtgaccgctttggacaacacttctgctcagtctgaaagcatgaccccgagcttccggttgcttgccttttcaacatttcccccctgctctcatgctcatatctcagtcctgggattgctgcagtgttccagggaacatcaacgcaagctcgaggaacagcatctcatttactgattaggcacaatacagcctgccagactgaatattgagttcaataatttcagagcatgacgggccccccattttacttttatttttagttattctatcttatttatatttatttttctgtttattttattttatatcatcttagttggtacagtttgcttacccacttttttttccatGTTGTACTTGTGCCTATTCAAATttcatccattaacaccctatctgtactaatgc
This DNA window, taken from Heterodontus francisci isolate sHetFra1 chromosome 45, sHetFra1.hap1, whole genome shotgun sequence, encodes the following:
- the LOC137356314 gene encoding histone H2B 7-like, with product MVDEKKTAAPSKKGAKKVLKKAPVKGSKKRRRSRKESYSIYVYKVMKQVHPDTGISSKAMSIMNSFVNDIFERIAREASRLAHYNKRRTISSREIQTAVRLLLPGELAKHAVSEGTKAVTKYTSSK